One window from the genome of Thermodesulfobacteriota bacterium encodes:
- the accD gene encoding acetyl-CoA carboxylase, carboxyltransferase subunit beta, whose translation MIWFKKGFLSGKGEGKTVKVPQGLWVKCDHCGEIIYKKEVERNLEVCPKCDYHFRISAAARIRTVIDEGTFVEHDREVEATDALDFKDLKRYRDRLKATQKKTGAKDALVSGEGLINGRKVMLAAFEFSFMGGSMGSVVGEKIARLVESAVAERCGVIVFSSSGGARMQEGILSLMQMAKTSTAVGRLKEEGLPYISVLTDPTTGGVTASFAMLGDIIVAEPKALIGFAGPRVIEQTIGEKLPEGFQRSEYLLEHGMVDIIVERKNMKDVLSRLLSLLSE comes from the coding sequence ATGATATGGTTTAAAAAGGGTTTTCTGTCGGGCAAGGGGGAGGGAAAGACCGTAAAGGTCCCTCAGGGGCTGTGGGTCAAGTGCGACCACTGCGGGGAGATAATATATAAAAAAGAGGTCGAGCGGAACCTCGAGGTATGCCCCAAGTGCGACTACCACTTCAGGATCTCCGCGGCCGCCAGGATAAGGACCGTCATAGACGAGGGGACGTTCGTTGAGCACGACCGGGAGGTAGAGGCCACCGACGCGCTCGACTTCAAGGACCTTAAGCGCTACAGGGACAGGCTCAAGGCCACGCAGAAGAAGACCGGCGCAAAGGACGCGCTCGTCTCCGGCGAGGGGCTTATAAACGGCCGTAAGGTGATGCTCGCGGCCTTCGAGTTCTCGTTCATGGGCGGGAGCATGGGCTCGGTCGTCGGGGAGAAGATAGCCAGGCTCGTCGAGAGCGCAGTCGCCGAGAGGTGCGGCGTTATCGTATTCTCCTCGTCGGGGGGGGCCAGGATGCAGGAGGGCATACTCTCGCTCATGCAGATGGCAAAGACCTCTACCGCCGTCGGCAGGCTGAAGGAAGAGGGGCTTCCCTACATATCCGTACTCACCGACCCCACCACCGGGGGGGTCACCGCCAGCTTCGCCATGCTCGGCGACATAATAGTGGCCGAGCCAAAGGCGCTTATCGGGTTCGCCGGCCCGAGGGTCATAGAGCAGACCATAGGAGAGAAGCTGCCGGAAGGCTTCCAGAGGTCCGAGTACCTCCTGGAGCACGGCATGGTGGATATAATAGTCGAGAGGAAGAACATGAAGGACGTCCTCTCAAGGCTGCTCTCTCTCTTAAGCGAGTAA